Proteins from one Listeria weihenstephanensis genomic window:
- a CDS encoding addiction module toxin RelE produces MMMQLSREFVYVDEFDSRTKKLGFTSADYYNMEQILLLEPKKGAVMPYTNGLRKLRYSPTHSNAGKSGGCRIFYVDIESHHLIILVTLINKREADNLSDAECIYLGKFVSKLKELYIG; encoded by the coding sequence ATGATGATGCAACTATCCAGAGAGTTTGTTTACGTTGATGAATTTGACAGTCGCACGAAGAAATTAGGTTTTACAAGCGCGGACTACTATAATATGGAGCAAATACTGCTTTTGGAGCCTAAAAAAGGAGCCGTCATGCCATATACGAATGGACTTAGAAAGCTCCGGTATTCGCCTACTCATTCTAATGCTGGTAAAAGCGGTGGATGTAGAATCTTTTACGTAGATATTGAGAGCCATCATCTAATCATACTAGTAACATTAATAAATAAGCGAGAAGCGGATAATCTTAGCGACGCGGAATGCATCTATCTCGGTAAATTTGTATCGAAGTTGAAGGAATTATATATTGGATGA
- a CDS encoding molybdate metabolism regulator — MAIDMYFDDRKVGLDKKTSHPHFVAHFKSDFYFDGTDEASPFGNKAGADTLVALEEFFQDKEVEGISLSDFPRHIVESQLGMTYFPPKDMDSGSLAKLMEVSEADVWRSDQVVLATAFGQIKITGYIIPALKDMAHDALGRMKATNDLLGREDEFGYYDKMLYDLMTFEKTYVSVLPDLWCKRCQM; from the coding sequence ATGGCAATTGATATGTATTTTGATGATCGGAAAGTTGGACTGGACAAAAAAACGAGCCATCCGCATTTTGTCGCGCATTTTAAATCGGATTTTTATTTTGATGGTACGGATGAAGCCTCACCGTTTGGCAATAAGGCTGGTGCTGACACACTTGTTGCATTAGAAGAATTTTTTCAAGATAAGGAAGTAGAGGGCATTAGTTTATCGGATTTCCCTCGGCATATTGTAGAATCGCAGTTGGGAATGACGTATTTTCCTCCGAAAGATATGGACTCGGGATCGCTTGCTAAACTGATGGAGGTGAGTGAAGCTGATGTTTGGCGGTCGGATCAGGTGGTACTTGCAACGGCATTTGGGCAAATCAAAATTACTGGGTATATTATTCCAGCGCTTAAGGACATGGCTCATGATGCGCTTGGACGGATGAAGGCGACGAATGATTTGTTGGGGCGCGAGGACGAGTTCGGTTATTATGATAAAATGCTCTATGATTTGATGACGTTTGAGAAAACATATGTATCCGTGCTGCCAGATCTTTGGTGTAAGAGGTGCCAAATGTAA
- a CDS encoding DUF3311 domain-containing protein: protein MIKLLLIIPFVFILVGMPFANRIQPMVLGMPFNLFWVAAGILLSTCILAIVYHFDKQNKGEEQ from the coding sequence ATGATCAAGCTGTTGCTTATTATTCCGTTTGTCTTCATCCTAGTTGGAATGCCATTTGCGAATCGAATCCAGCCGATGGTTCTCGGCATGCCATTTAATTTATTTTGGGTTGCCGCTGGGATCTTACTTTCCACGTGTATTTTAGCGATTGTCTATCATTTCGACAAACAAAATAAGGGGGAAGAACAATGA
- a CDS encoding sodium:solute symporter family protein, which produces MTALIILTAFFLLTLVIGIRARQKQKMNLENWAVGGRSFNTVFVFLLTAGEVYTTFSFLGGSGWAYSKGISAVYVMVYIALSYVTSYFLLPLIWKYAHEHRLVSQSDFFAKKYNSNLLGVVVAIVGVIAIIPIVVIQLKGLGIIVSLTSYGAIPMKVAVVVGTIAIIIYSVISGIRGIAWIAVLKDIMILAVIVFMGIYLPIHYYGGIGQMFDQIAAVKPELLTFPHTTYTVTWFISTVLFYVLGFYMWPQVFASTFTAKNARTFRKNAIISPIYTLMLLFVIFIGLAAVLQIPGLEGDASDLALLQLAMKTFDPWFVGIIGAAGMLTALVPGSMLLMSAATLLTKNIIYSYKPDTPDHKIASLSKFCVPVLAIISCLFVFQGGNALAAILQVGYSLIVQLCPSLFASLMKRNPVTKQGALAGIIVGILITIFISNYSMTLATLLPGVPTAISDINIGFLPLIANVIVTLVVSLLTRKKLGTDTI; this is translated from the coding sequence ATGACCGCGCTCATCATCTTAACTGCTTTTTTTCTTCTAACTTTAGTGATCGGAATCAGAGCACGTCAAAAACAAAAAATGAACCTAGAAAATTGGGCGGTTGGTGGTAGGAGTTTCAATACTGTCTTTGTATTCCTACTTACAGCTGGCGAAGTTTACACAACCTTCTCTTTTCTTGGCGGAAGTGGCTGGGCATACTCCAAAGGGATATCCGCGGTGTACGTCATGGTTTACATCGCCCTATCCTATGTCACCTCTTATTTCCTATTACCACTCATTTGGAAGTACGCGCACGAACATCGCCTCGTCTCCCAATCAGACTTTTTTGCTAAAAAATACAATAGTAATCTGCTCGGCGTCGTTGTTGCAATCGTTGGTGTCATCGCGATTATCCCGATCGTCGTTATCCAACTAAAAGGGCTCGGCATCATCGTTTCCCTAACATCTTACGGCGCGATTCCCATGAAAGTTGCCGTTGTTGTTGGAACCATTGCGATCATCATCTACTCCGTGATCTCCGGAATTCGCGGTATCGCCTGGATTGCAGTCCTAAAAGACATCATGATTCTCGCCGTCATCGTATTCATGGGAATCTACTTGCCCATTCATTATTATGGCGGTATCGGCCAAATGTTCGACCAGATAGCGGCGGTTAAACCCGAACTACTCACGTTTCCGCACACAACATATACCGTCACTTGGTTCATCTCGACCGTCTTATTTTACGTCCTAGGTTTCTACATGTGGCCACAAGTTTTCGCTTCCACATTCACTGCGAAAAATGCTCGAACATTCCGTAAAAACGCGATTATAAGTCCCATTTATACATTAATGCTCTTATTTGTTATTTTTATCGGACTTGCCGCTGTTTTACAAATTCCTGGGTTAGAAGGCGACGCGAGCGACCTTGCCCTATTGCAACTTGCGATGAAAACTTTTGATCCATGGTTCGTTGGTATCATTGGCGCGGCTGGTATGCTCACCGCTCTCGTTCCAGGTTCAATGCTTCTCATGAGTGCCGCAACCTTGCTGACGAAAAACATCATTTACAGCTACAAACCGGATACACCCGATCACAAAATTGCGAGCCTCTCCAAGTTTTGCGTCCCAGTTCTGGCGATCATCTCCTGCCTATTCGTTTTTCAAGGAGGCAATGCCTTGGCTGCGATTTTACAAGTCGGATACAGCCTCATCGTTCAGCTCTGCCCATCATTATTCGCTAGTTTAATGAAGCGCAATCCAGTAACAAAACAAGGCGCCCTCGCTGGGATTATTGTCGGTATTTTGATTACCATCTTCATCAGCAATTACAGTATGACGCTTGCAACCTTGCTTCCAGGCGTGCCAACTGCAATTAGCGATATCAACATTGGCTTCTTACCTCTAATCGCAAACGTTATCGTGACACTAGTTGTAAGTCTCCTAACACGAAAAAAACTCGGAACAGACACCATTTAA
- a CDS encoding APC family permease translates to MAEAEKGSLESFGYKQELKRTLTLKDLVIYGLIFMVPIAPFGIYGEVVTASKGMIVLTYMIGMVAMLFTALSYGSMSRAFPIAGSVYAYAQRGINKTVGFLAGWMILLDYVFVPALLYVVSANSLKAIVPDVPVWIWLVIFILVNSWINIRGIAFTARANIVFLVGELIVLAIFIAVGVVAISNGVGDGVTMKPIYNAADFNLPFVMTAVSVAVLSFLGFDGISTLAEETKGGNKTVGKAILWALMLVGFLFIIQTYIAALIHPNYLNFDNIDTAFYQIAGEAGGPFLKNTTIIATILSWGFANALAAQAAISRILFGMARDQNLPKFLAKVHPRFQTPYLSTLMVGFVSLVVGLVFVNDIGILSSIVNCGALTAFLVIHVSVVYHYIIKMKSKNYLLHLVVPVIGFLIILYVMINLDILAKIIGISWLAVGVVYYTILRLTKKKTTIDMN, encoded by the coding sequence ATGGCAGAAGCAGAAAAAGGGAGTTTGGAGTCATTTGGCTACAAGCAGGAATTAAAGAGAACGTTAACGCTGAAAGATTTAGTAATTTATGGACTAATATTTATGGTCCCGATTGCTCCGTTTGGCATTTACGGAGAAGTTGTGACAGCATCGAAGGGAATGATCGTACTTACATATATGATTGGTATGGTCGCGATGTTATTCACAGCACTTAGTTATGGCTCGATGTCGCGTGCTTTTCCAATCGCAGGTTCGGTTTATGCCTATGCCCAGCGTGGAATTAACAAAACAGTTGGATTTCTTGCAGGTTGGATGATTTTGCTGGATTATGTTTTTGTACCAGCCTTACTTTATGTCGTTTCGGCGAATTCGTTAAAAGCGATTGTGCCTGATGTGCCAGTTTGGATCTGGCTGGTTATTTTTATCTTGGTGAATAGTTGGATTAATATTCGTGGTATTGCTTTTACTGCGCGTGCGAACATTGTTTTTCTTGTGGGGGAATTGATCGTGCTGGCGATTTTTATCGCGGTTGGCGTTGTGGCAATCTCGAATGGCGTTGGTGACGGTGTGACGATGAAACCAATTTATAATGCGGCCGATTTCAACTTACCGTTTGTTATGACGGCTGTTTCGGTGGCGGTGCTTAGTTTCTTGGGGTTTGACGGAATTAGCACGCTTGCTGAGGAGACGAAAGGTGGAAATAAAACGGTCGGAAAAGCGATTTTGTGGGCACTGATGCTGGTTGGTTTCTTGTTCATTATTCAGACCTATATTGCAGCGTTGATTCATCCGAATTACCTCAATTTTGACAATATTGACACCGCTTTTTATCAAATTGCAGGAGAAGCTGGCGGGCCTTTCTTGAAAAATACGACGATCATCGCAACGATTCTTTCTTGGGGCTTTGCGAATGCACTCGCAGCACAGGCGGCTATTTCACGGATTCTTTTCGGAATGGCGCGCGATCAGAACTTGCCTAAGTTCCTAGCAAAAGTACATCCGCGATTCCAAACACCATATTTGAGTACGCTCATGGTTGGATTTGTTTCATTAGTGGTTGGACTTGTGTTCGTGAATGATATCGGAATTCTATCATCGATCGTGAACTGTGGGGCGTTGACAGCATTTCTGGTGATTCATGTGTCTGTCGTGTATCATTATATTATCAAAATGAAATCGAAAAATTATCTGTTACATTTGGTCGTGCCAGTGATTGGTTTCTTGATTATTCTGTACGTGATGATTAATCTTGATATTTTGGCGAAGATTATCGGTATTTCGTGGCTTGCGGTGGGGGTTGTGTACTACACGATTCTGCGCCTGACGAAAAAGAAAACGACGATTGATATGAATTAA
- a CDS encoding acetamidase/formamidase family protein: MTQIIKKGAPIYAMDKNNKAVATVKDGDRLIFEAYDCFEDQITEEHGAFEKLDWNRINPATGPVFVEGAEVGDILAVTIEKLDIGNTATLFTGPDSGVIGDELTENTIRRLPIENGTIKFSEKINIPLNTMIGVIGTAPAGEAVSCGTPDAHGGNMDCKEIGEGTTLFLPVNVAGALLAMGDCHAAMGDGEVSVCGAEVPCDITVTIKVFKNKDWPTPFLVRDGKLATIASAKTLDEAGVMATKQMVHFVESYTDLSKGNAIHLLSLAADLRVCQVVDPNKTARMELPLTYLTNWSIEELN; this comes from the coding sequence ATGACACAGATAATAAAAAAAGGCGCACCGATTTATGCCATGGACAAAAACAATAAAGCGGTGGCAACAGTAAAAGACGGCGATCGGCTAATTTTTGAGGCGTATGATTGTTTCGAGGATCAAATCACAGAGGAACATGGCGCTTTTGAAAAGCTGGACTGGAACCGGATTAATCCTGCGACTGGCCCTGTTTTTGTAGAAGGCGCGGAGGTTGGGGATATTCTCGCTGTAACGATTGAAAAACTGGATATTGGCAATACGGCAACATTATTTACGGGTCCTGATTCGGGTGTGATTGGGGACGAGTTGACGGAAAATACGATTCGCCGACTTCCAATCGAAAACGGAACGATTAAATTTTCAGAAAAAATAAACATTCCGCTTAATACGATGATTGGCGTAATTGGAACGGCGCCAGCTGGGGAGGCTGTGTCGTGTGGAACGCCAGATGCGCATGGTGGGAATATGGATTGTAAAGAAATTGGGGAAGGTACGACGTTGTTTTTACCTGTCAATGTGGCGGGTGCTTTACTTGCGATGGGAGATTGTCACGCTGCAATGGGAGACGGCGAAGTTTCCGTTTGCGGAGCGGAAGTACCTTGTGATATTACGGTAACGATCAAAGTTTTCAAAAATAAGGATTGGCCGACGCCGTTTTTAGTACGTGATGGGAAGCTTGCGACGATTGCTTCTGCGAAAACGTTAGATGAGGCGGGTGTGATGGCGACGAAGCAAATGGTTCATTTCGTGGAGAGCTATACAGATTTATCGAAAGGGAATGCGATTCATTTGCTATCACTTGCGGCTGATTTGCGCGTTTGCCAAGTCGTTGATCCGAATAAAACGGCACGTATGGAATTACCACTGACATATCTTACAAACTGGAGTATTGAGGAGCTGAACTAA
- a CDS encoding DUF2798 domain-containing protein, producing MNQDYRLPQNSKEGLLYGIIICGITVFFMTSLNVYLQFQTVNTEFLFAVLTSLPLFFIVAMLVENFFIRHFSDKMVSKFAATGDSFNANILFSVLFTVLGMSFCMTFIGDFIGHGFTLESGIISRFFTAWPRNFAIVLFLELLIAQPLARKAMANLHK from the coding sequence ATGAATCAAGATTATCGTTTACCACAAAATAGCAAGGAAGGACTTTTATATGGCATTATTATTTGCGGGATTACCGTCTTTTTTATGACATCGCTTAATGTGTATCTACAATTTCAAACCGTAAATACAGAATTTCTCTTCGCCGTACTTACATCCTTACCCCTATTTTTCATCGTTGCCATGCTAGTAGAAAACTTTTTTATTCGCCACTTTTCGGATAAAATGGTTTCTAAATTCGCAGCCACTGGGGATAGTTTTAACGCTAATATCCTTTTTTCAGTCCTCTTCACCGTTTTGGGTATGTCCTTTTGCATGACATTTATCGGTGATTTCATCGGTCACGGATTTACTTTAGAAAGCGGTATTATCTCTAGATTTTTCACTGCCTGGCCTAGAAACTTTGCGATTGTTCTATTTTTAGAACTACTCATTGCCCAACCTTTAGCAAGAAAAGCGATGGCGAATCTTCATAAATAA
- a CDS encoding recombinase family protein produces the protein MNEKKIEFIKADRKLIDRSKSEEHKLQRTAAYCRVSTNSEDQLNSYRSQVTYYTDLINQNLEWVMAGVYADEAMTGTQASKRESFQKLINDCMNGDIDVVITKSISRFARNTLDTLRYVRMLKEKGVAVYFEDEKINTLTMDGELLLVVLSSVAQQEVENISSNVKKGLKMKMKRGELVGFQGCLGYDYNNKDKTLSINEEEAEIVRYIFNRYIQGVGTHIIATELTSMGYKTKRGNSKWPDSTVLGILKNEKYKGDVLLGKTFTLDPISKRRMRNFGEEDKYYIHDHHEPIVSDDVFEKVQEILLKRGSSRDTVEKNGRRKKYTREYAFSSLLECGFCGGNASRRSWHAGKDHRQIVWQCSVATKKGKKHCPHSKGLVESAIEQAFMESYRLICADNTTILEQFLKKIERGLVDDGVKKKITKLKNGIQNTEKKRNNLVDMKIDGLIDDASYEEKYTELSAKLDELSYDLEELETTSHNENDIKKRISSFRKNLEQNQFLEKFDRYVFESIIEKVIVGEVEEDGTVDPYRLTFVYKTGIFDGQDSAKFKPKRRNAKSNNSPSELSSQTTNDPEKMYTQPSDDTCGMCNGVGTIK, from the coding sequence ATGAACGAGAAAAAAATAGAATTTATCAAAGCGGATCGTAAGCTAATAGATAGAAGCAAGAGCGAAGAACATAAGCTACAACGAACAGCTGCTTATTGCCGGGTAAGTACTAATTCAGAAGATCAATTAAATAGTTATAGATCTCAAGTCACGTATTATACTGATTTGATTAATCAAAATCTAGAATGGGTTATGGCGGGAGTTTATGCAGATGAAGCGATGACAGGAACGCAAGCGTCTAAACGAGAAAGTTTTCAAAAATTGATTAATGATTGTATGAATGGTGATATCGATGTAGTTATTACAAAATCTATTTCACGATTTGCAAGAAATACATTAGATACTTTGCGTTATGTGAGGATGCTAAAAGAAAAAGGTGTGGCAGTATATTTTGAAGATGAGAAAATAAATACACTTACAATGGACGGCGAGTTGCTCCTAGTGGTATTAAGTTCAGTGGCTCAGCAGGAAGTAGAAAATATATCATCAAACGTAAAAAAAGGACTAAAAATGAAAATGAAACGCGGAGAATTAGTAGGCTTTCAAGGTTGTTTGGGCTATGATTACAATAATAAAGATAAAACCTTGTCTATTAATGAAGAAGAGGCAGAAATCGTTAGGTACATTTTCAACCGATACATTCAAGGCGTAGGAACACACATAATTGCAACTGAACTCACAAGCATGGGATATAAAACGAAACGTGGAAATAGTAAATGGCCTGATTCAACAGTTTTAGGAATCCTAAAAAATGAAAAATATAAAGGAGATGTCCTTCTTGGGAAAACTTTTACATTAGACCCTATTTCTAAAAGACGGATGCGAAATTTTGGTGAAGAAGATAAGTATTACATTCATGACCATCATGAACCGATTGTGAGCGACGATGTTTTTGAAAAAGTACAAGAGATTTTACTGAAGCGAGGTTCCAGCAGGGACACTGTCGAAAAAAATGGTAGGAGAAAAAAATACACTCGAGAATACGCCTTTAGCTCTCTTCTGGAATGTGGATTTTGTGGGGGAAATGCGAGTCGTAGGAGTTGGCATGCTGGAAAGGATCATCGTCAAATAGTTTGGCAATGTAGTGTTGCGACAAAAAAAGGCAAAAAACACTGCCCACATAGTAAAGGCTTAGTGGAGAGCGCAATTGAACAAGCTTTCATGGAAAGTTATCGACTAATATGTGCGGACAATACAACTATACTAGAACAATTTTTGAAAAAAATTGAACGAGGATTAGTTGATGATGGTGTAAAGAAGAAGATAACAAAATTGAAAAATGGAATCCAGAACACTGAGAAGAAACGGAATAACCTTGTTGATATGAAAATCGATGGGCTTATTGATGATGCATCTTACGAAGAAAAGTATACAGAACTATCAGCAAAACTGGATGAACTAAGTTATGATTTAGAAGAATTGGAAACAACATCTCATAACGAGAATGACATAAAAAAACGAATTAGCTCATTTAGAAAGAACTTGGAACAAAATCAATTTTTAGAAAAATTTGACCGATATGTGTTCGAAAGCATCATTGAAAAAGTCATTGTAGGAGAAGTAGAAGAAGATGGGACAGTAGATCCATATAGGTTAACTTTTGTCTATAAAACTGGAATTTTCGATGGGCAAGATTCAGCAAAGTTTAAGCCCAAAAGAAGAAATGCTAAGTCGAATAATAGTCCCAGTGAATTGTCTTCCCAAACCACTAACGACCCTGAAAAAATGTATACCCAACCGAGTGACGACACATGTGGAATGTGTAACGGTGTTGGAACGATAAAATGA
- a CDS encoding helix-turn-helix domain-containing protein, whose protein sequence is MREKLRNHTLLEYEIIEQATQGDIFAVRYVLEYFGSYISKLATRKLYDEFGVCQVVVDHDLKSRIESRLISKIFEFNLEY, encoded by the coding sequence GTGAGAGAGAAACTTAGAAACCATACATTATTAGAGTACGAAATCATTGAACAAGCAACGCAAGGCGATATATTCGCTGTCAGATATGTTTTAGAGTATTTCGGTAGTTATATAAGTAAACTTGCCACTCGAAAACTATATGATGAGTTTGGCGTCTGTCAGGTTGTTGTCGATCATGATTTGAAGTCCAGAATTGAATCAAGGTTAATTTCGAAAATTTTTGAGTTTAATCTGGAGTATTAA
- a CDS encoding RNA polymerase sigma factor, whose amino-acid sequence MLKNCKQKKDEEWKKHKQHTFDTFCKRIIRNELVDFYRELKRQRTNEVSLTHIKEQQLFNEISDDYIFVLNDIEVVVRDSLLGEALEKLSDRERKIILLSYFLDLSDVEIASEFEMSTRKLNRLRHKTLVELKKIIKDGGSLGERET is encoded by the coding sequence ATGTTAAAAAATTGCAAACAGAAAAAGGATGAGGAATGGAAAAAACATAAACAACATACATTTGATACATTTTGCAAAAGAATTATCAGAAATGAACTAGTTGATTTTTATCGAGAGTTAAAGCGACAGCGAACAAATGAAGTATCTTTAACTCACATAAAGGAACAACAACTTTTCAATGAAATATCAGATGATTATATTTTTGTATTAAATGATATTGAGGTGGTTGTACGGGATAGTTTGCTGGGGGAAGCGCTAGAAAAACTGAGTGATAGAGAAAGAAAAATTATTCTATTATCCTATTTTCTTGATTTATCCGATGTTGAGATTGCAAGTGAATTTGAGATGTCGACAAGAAAACTAAATCGACTACGTCATAAAACGTTAGTTGAGTTAAAGAAAATCATCAAAGATGGAGGAAGCTTAGGTGAGAGAGAAACTTAG
- a CDS encoding MobC family plasmid mobilization relaxosome protein, translated as MENRKREIQLKFRVSEEEKKFIDIKMKEANISNREAYLRKMAIDGTIITSNFEETKKMIFELHKIGTNINQIAHIANSNGDISEEKIYELKEMMKQIWQLQRSGLLEKHSI; from the coding sequence ATGGAAAATAGAAAGCGAGAAATTCAATTGAAATTTAGAGTAAGTGAGGAGGAAAAAAAGTTTATTGATATTAAAATGAAAGAAGCAAATATTTCCAATCGGGAAGCATATCTAAGAAAAATGGCGATTGATGGAACCATCATTACTTCTAACTTTGAGGAAACTAAAAAAATGATTTTTGAACTTCATAAAATTGGAACTAATATTAATCAGATTGCTCATATAGCAAACTCAAATGGCGATATATCAGAAGAAAAGATTTATGAATTAAAGGAGATGATGAAACAAATATGGCAGTTACAAAGATCTGGTCTATTAGAAAAACACTCTATCTAG
- a CDS encoding relaxase/mobilization nuclease domain-containing protein: MAVTKIWSIRKTLYLAIQYILNPNKAVYVSSHACAPETADLEFALTLGQNSRSGGTNKAYHMIQSFKPEETTPEQAHEIGMQLLEQHLNGKYEYVLTTHVDTSHIHNHVVFNASSYVDHKKYNDCKKTYYQLREASDALCAEHGLSVIPPSESKGITHHEWQMRQADTSWKQALQNTIDDAIQSAKSFEDFLTKMELAGYEIKHGKHIAFRANGQERFTRCKRLGEAYTEEKIKERIAKKEPILGKKRKKISPTDKPLSIMIELDKNKKAMENKGYEHWAKLHNLKQAAKTVNFLKENNIDSLDELETLMNQTSEKLQSLTQKIKNIEHDMNQQKEIMKNVSLYHQTKDVYADYRSAKNKKAFFNTHSTDILLHQTASKSLQGLHINPAATSKNKLLERLSTLQAKQQDLNQEHKAVKKKLKEYQLISTNINLTLKQDNVNKEDKDR, from the coding sequence ATGGCAGTTACAAAGATCTGGTCTATTAGAAAAACACTCTATCTAGCTATCCAATATATTTTGAACCCGAATAAGGCTGTTTATGTATCCAGTCATGCCTGTGCTCCTGAAACTGCTGATTTAGAATTCGCGCTAACTCTCGGACAAAATAGTCGCTCTGGTGGCACGAATAAGGCATATCATATGATTCAATCGTTTAAGCCCGAGGAAACAACACCTGAGCAAGCACATGAAATAGGCATGCAACTACTGGAGCAACATCTAAATGGGAAGTACGAATATGTCTTAACAACACATGTAGACACTTCGCATATCCATAATCATGTCGTTTTTAATGCTTCTAGCTATGTAGATCATAAAAAATATAACGACTGTAAGAAAACTTATTATCAACTTCGCGAAGCAAGTGACGCGCTTTGTGCTGAACATGGTTTATCGGTTATTCCTCCAAGCGAAAGTAAAGGTATTACGCATCATGAGTGGCAAATGAGACAAGCGGATACTAGTTGGAAACAAGCACTTCAAAATACAATTGATGATGCCATTCAGTCTGCGAAATCTTTCGAGGATTTTCTAACCAAGATGGAACTCGCAGGCTATGAAATCAAGCATGGAAAACACATCGCTTTTCGCGCGAATGGTCAAGAGCGATTCACTCGTTGCAAACGTTTAGGTGAGGCTTATACCGAAGAAAAAATAAAAGAACGCATCGCTAAAAAAGAGCCCATTCTTGGTAAAAAGCGCAAAAAAATAAGCCCAACCGATAAGCCCCTGAGCATTATGATTGAACTTGATAAAAATAAGAAAGCAATGGAGAATAAAGGTTATGAACATTGGGCAAAGTTGCATAATTTAAAGCAAGCAGCCAAAACGGTCAATTTTTTAAAGGAGAACAACATAGATTCACTAGATGAACTTGAAACGCTTATGAACCAAACGAGTGAGAAACTACAAAGCTTAACCCAAAAAATCAAAAACATCGAGCATGATATGAACCAACAAAAAGAAATTATGAAGAATGTTTCGCTGTACCACCAAACGAAAGATGTGTATGCTGATTATCGTAGCGCTAAGAATAAAAAAGCATTTTTCAATACACATTCAACTGATATTTTATTGCATCAAACTGCAAGCAAATCTCTTCAAGGACTCCATATCAATCCTGCTGCCACCTCCAAAAACAAGCTACTTGAAAGACTTTCCACATTACAAGCAAAGCAACAAGATTTAAATCAAGAACATAAAGCCGTGAAGAAGAAATTGAAAGAGTATCAATTAATAAGCACAAATATCAACTTAACCTTAAAGCAAGATAATGTGAATAAAGAAGATAAAGATAGATAA
- a CDS encoding DUF4176 domain-containing protein, with translation MERPEILPIGSVLYLKEGIKKVMIIGKRMMKEKNGIQYYFDYTACLFPEGLMSDEVIFVNEEDIADIIFLGYDDTDSEQINKRIIEWQNESNVKKGSMAIFVDEE, from the coding sequence ATGGAACGACCAGAAATTTTACCAATAGGAAGTGTACTATACTTAAAAGAAGGAATCAAAAAAGTAATGATTATTGGAAAGAGAATGATGAAAGAAAAGAATGGGATACAATATTACTTTGACTATACAGCCTGTTTATTTCCAGAAGGATTAATGAGCGATGAAGTCATATTTGTTAATGAAGAAGATATAGCAGATATCATTTTTCTTGGATACGACGACACAGATAGTGAACAAATAAATAAACGCATCATAGAGTGGCAAAATGAAAGTAACGTAAAAAAAGGGTCAATGGCTATTTTTGTGGATGAGGAATAA